Proteins encoded within one genomic window of Halocatena marina:
- a CDS encoding cation:proton antiporter has translation MPSEVLPPLSEHQLLLLFAELFLLLFTARGLGEVAKRMGLPSVLGELLAGIVIGPSLLGALAPGLFLAIFPPEPSQYHLIEAVSWIGLIMLLIVTGLETDLELIISRAKSATYTALGGIIIPFAMGVALGYVLPGQFLANDGQRLVFSLFIGTALSISAIPVIAKVLIDMGMMHRDVGQITIASGMLNDTIGWVMLALVASLARTGSEQALGAAGVTLVWLVIILGVSFTLGPRLTEWLFRWVDATLGSDDLTKTTVVMILALGVGTITHYLGLEAVLGAFIVGVLVGQVRRFDSSARHTFEVISLGIFAPIFFATAGLRVDLTTWADPVVMLAGITVLAVAIAGKFIGSFIGARAAGLSTWEGIAMGSGLNARGALELIVATVGLSIGVLTTTMYTIIVTVAIVTSLIAPPLLRLSLSRIELSADEVDRLEREELERQSFLGGVIRVLLPTQCSVDSQLAAQLLGHIARNREIEITSMYVDTDGTEPSGTPLVRRIKRVVDGFGVSDTVQSDGGANTQQVYEQSEDCLDLIDAQIDIPNKQLRNIVRTAETTVSESVLDEVSDSYDLVALGADGQLEYSPDEPLFGMAIDNLVQATPCPILIAVSNMSQTTKTLPELSIQRILLPTIGTEYSRRAAEISFEVATAYDATVEITHIVNRSQLGDLYMSGTDRSISEAIDLAESIVDREAEIGQTMGVNVRTNVSVGTKPERTLIERATINETDLIVLGSEVRPGSRRAFFGHRVEYIVKNAPCPVLVICSKQSYQ, from the coding sequence GTGCCCTCAGAAGTACTTCCACCGCTGAGTGAGCATCAGTTGCTCTTGCTGTTCGCCGAGTTGTTTCTCTTGCTCTTTACGGCTCGGGGATTAGGTGAAGTAGCAAAGCGCATGGGGTTGCCGTCGGTTTTGGGTGAACTTCTCGCGGGAATCGTCATCGGACCGTCACTGCTCGGCGCGCTTGCACCTGGTCTGTTTTTGGCAATCTTCCCCCCGGAACCAAGTCAGTATCACTTGATCGAGGCCGTTTCGTGGATCGGTCTCATCATGCTTCTAATTGTCACTGGGTTGGAGACCGACCTCGAACTCATTATCAGCAGGGCAAAATCAGCCACGTACACAGCACTCGGCGGAATCATCATCCCGTTCGCGATGGGTGTTGCGCTCGGATACGTATTGCCGGGACAGTTCCTCGCGAATGATGGACAACGGCTCGTGTTCAGCCTTTTTATTGGGACTGCACTCAGCATCTCCGCCATTCCAGTGATTGCAAAAGTCCTCATTGACATGGGGATGATGCATCGTGACGTCGGTCAGATCACGATCGCATCGGGGATGCTCAACGACACGATTGGGTGGGTTATGTTGGCGCTCGTTGCGAGCCTCGCCCGTACTGGCAGCGAACAAGCACTTGGTGCAGCTGGTGTTACACTCGTCTGGCTCGTGATCATCCTCGGTGTTTCGTTCACGCTCGGTCCCCGGCTCACCGAGTGGCTCTTTCGCTGGGTTGACGCGACGCTTGGGAGCGATGACCTCACGAAGACAACAGTAGTGATGATTCTTGCACTGGGTGTTGGAACAATCACCCACTATCTCGGACTAGAAGCAGTTCTCGGGGCGTTCATCGTCGGGGTACTCGTTGGACAGGTGCGTCGATTCGACTCCTCAGCTCGTCACACGTTCGAGGTCATCTCGCTCGGTATCTTCGCACCGATCTTCTTCGCCACAGCGGGCCTGCGTGTGGATCTGACAACGTGGGCCGACCCAGTCGTCATGCTGGCTGGAATCACCGTTCTCGCGGTCGCCATTGCCGGAAAATTCATCGGGTCGTTCATCGGTGCAAGGGCCGCCGGGCTCTCTACGTGGGAGGGAATTGCGATGGGATCCGGGCTCAACGCTCGGGGTGCGCTCGAACTCATCGTTGCAACGGTCGGTCTCAGCATCGGTGTGCTCACTACCACGATGTATACGATTATCGTGACTGTTGCGATCGTCACCTCGCTGATCGCACCGCCACTACTTCGACTCTCACTCTCACGAATCGAGCTCTCGGCCGACGAAGTCGATCGTCTCGAGCGTGAAGAATTGGAACGACAGAGCTTCCTCGGTGGTGTTATTCGTGTACTGTTGCCCACCCAGTGTAGCGTCGATTCTCAACTTGCAGCCCAGTTGCTCGGTCATATCGCCAGAAATAGAGAGATAGAGATCACGAGCATGTACGTCGATACCGATGGAACAGAACCGAGCGGCACTCCCCTCGTTCGTCGCATAAAGCGGGTGGTAGACGGATTTGGAGTATCCGACACAGTGCAAAGCGACGGCGGGGCGAACACACAGCAGGTATACGAACAGTCAGAGGACTGTCTCGATCTCATCGATGCACAGATCGATATTCCAAACAAACAACTCCGAAACATCGTTCGAACCGCTGAAACAACCGTGAGTGAGTCAGTTCTTGACGAGGTAAGCGACAGCTACGATCTGGTGGCGCTCGGAGCGGACGGCCAGTTAGAGTACAGTCCCGATGAACCGCTGTTCGGTATGGCGATAGACAATCTAGTTCAAGCGACACCGTGTCCAATCCTAATTGCTGTCTCAAATATGAGTCAGACTACGAAAACACTCCCCGAGCTTTCGATTCAACGGATCCTCCTCCCAACTATTGGAACAGAGTACAGTCGGCGAGCTGCGGAGATTTCGTTCGAAGTTGCGACAGCGTATGACGCCACGGTCGAAATCACCCACATCGTCAATCGGTCTCAGTTAGGCGACCTTTATATGAGCGGGACCGACCGATCGATTTCGGAGGCGATCGACCTCGCAGAATCGATCGTCGATCGAGAAGCCGAAATCGGACAGACGATGGGCGTCAATGTTCGCACAAACGTCTCAGTCGGCACCAAACCCGAACGAACGCTCATCGAACGTGCGACGATCAACGAAACAGATCTGATCGTCCTCGGCAGCGAAGTCCGGCCGGGATCTCGTCGGGCCTTCTTTGGCCACCGGGTTGAGTATATCGTGAAAAACGCCCCCTGCCCAGTCTTGGTCATCTGCTCGAAACAGTCGTACCAATGA
- a CDS encoding archaea-specific SMC-related protein, with the protein MTWHLSIENIAGIRRGEAHIEPGVNAVRASNWQGKSSFLTSIKAACGTAAPLTDGHASGQVVLQTNDEECTVILERMNGTISRTGNPYLDDEYDRVCAELFAFLDEDNKIRQAVRDGTNVETLLTRPLDFENIDEQIADLRTEREQTTTELERAESAADRLPKLHQRITDLESDLEALRVERADINDETGGENAAREQLSDCRAERERVNTNIERLETTIERVRETLSKKQTELEALSVPSGDSIERELETLHADLRTVERDQELLQSVYEANKRVLDEGRTELLSDISHGMLSDTVPCWLCGEDTTRDSIEAQLDALARQISDLQTQTATTRDRVEELEGKRDAVQKVRRRERELTDRIADLETRLAETEESLTNARERRADLNRQIDELTTEVDTADDRISDLESEIKYTEAALTDVREELEETETQAERRDILEAEVHSLNEEITELRNRKEQIKRRVREAFSASLDDLLARFETGFETARLTSTFELIIARDGREAQLNSLSEGERELLGIVAALAGHKAFDVSDRVPVMLLDQLGGLASDNLQTVVNYLNDSVDYLVLTVYPEYDRFDGHEISPAEWQVVSHDSGVDTAT; encoded by the coding sequence ATGACGTGGCATCTCTCTATCGAGAATATTGCGGGAATTCGCCGGGGAGAAGCACACATCGAGCCGGGAGTGAACGCCGTTCGTGCGAGCAACTGGCAAGGCAAATCGAGTTTCCTTACCAGTATTAAAGCCGCATGTGGAACGGCGGCTCCGCTCACCGATGGTCATGCATCTGGTCAGGTCGTTTTGCAAACAAACGACGAGGAATGTACTGTCATCCTCGAACGGATGAATGGAACCATATCCCGAACTGGAAATCCGTATCTAGATGATGAATACGATCGGGTGTGTGCAGAGCTCTTCGCATTTCTTGACGAAGACAACAAGATACGCCAAGCCGTTCGGGACGGAACGAACGTCGAGACGCTTCTCACTCGACCACTCGATTTCGAGAACATCGATGAGCAGATCGCCGATCTTCGAACCGAACGCGAACAGACAACGACGGAACTTGAACGAGCAGAGTCGGCTGCTGATCGACTTCCGAAGCTGCACCAACGCATCACTGACCTCGAATCCGACCTCGAAGCGTTGCGTGTTGAACGAGCTGATATCAACGATGAGACAGGTGGTGAAAACGCTGCTCGGGAGCAACTGAGCGATTGCCGTGCCGAGCGTGAGCGGGTAAATACCAACATCGAACGTCTCGAAACAACCATCGAGCGCGTTCGTGAGACGCTCTCGAAGAAACAAACAGAGCTTGAGGCGCTCTCTGTTCCATCGGGTGATAGCATCGAACGCGAACTCGAAACACTCCACGCTGACCTCCGTACTGTCGAGCGAGATCAAGAGCTGTTACAATCTGTCTACGAGGCAAACAAACGTGTGCTCGATGAGGGTCGCACCGAACTGTTGAGCGACATCTCACACGGTATGCTCTCGGATACTGTGCCGTGCTGGCTTTGTGGCGAAGACACAACGCGTGACAGTATTGAAGCACAGTTGGACGCGCTCGCTCGTCAAATCAGTGATCTTCAAACCCAAACAGCAACGACCCGTGATCGGGTTGAGGAGCTCGAAGGAAAACGTGATGCAGTCCAGAAGGTACGTCGTCGAGAACGGGAGCTTACTGATCGCATTGCAGACCTCGAAACCCGACTTGCAGAAACCGAAGAGAGTCTAACGAACGCTCGTGAGAGACGAGCAGATCTGAACCGACAGATCGACGAACTCACTACGGAGGTCGACACGGCCGATGATCGCATTTCGGATCTCGAAAGCGAGATTAAGTACACTGAAGCAGCGTTGACCGACGTTCGTGAAGAACTTGAAGAGACAGAGACACAGGCAGAACGACGGGACATACTCGAAGCTGAAGTCCACTCGCTGAACGAGGAAATCACCGAGCTCAGAAATCGCAAAGAGCAGATCAAACGCCGGGTGCGTGAGGCCTTCTCTGCATCGCTCGATGATTTGCTAGCGCGATTCGAGACGGGTTTTGAGACGGCACGCCTCACGAGCACGTTCGAACTTATTATCGCACGGGACGGTCGAGAAGCACAACTGAACAGTCTCAGTGAGGGTGAGCGGGAGCTTCTTGGGATCGTCGCAGCACTTGCTGGTCACAAAGCGTTCGATGTCAGTGATCGCGTTCCGGTGATGCTCCTCGATCAACTTGGTGGACTCGCGAGCGACAACCTCCAAACAGTAGTCAATTATCTGAATGATAGTGTCGACTACCTTGTTCTCACTGTGTATCCCGAATACGATCGCTTCGACGGTCACGAAATATCTCCAGCAGAGTGGCAGGTTGTTTCACACGACTCTGGTGTCGACACAGCCACCTAG
- a CDS encoding ester cyclase has translation MATTRVHNKKTVVRRFIGEIINDGNYEIADEVIAEEYVRHDPGIPDRQRDPDEFVEMVQTFRKAFPDARVTIEDMVAEDDLVVFRAIDTGTHKGRFMGVEPTGKSYEVTGLTMNRIEDGKLTETWANWDTLGMLEQLDITPDQLSG, from the coding sequence ATGGCAACGACACGGGTACACAACAAAAAAACAGTCGTTCGTCGATTCATCGGGGAAATCATAAACGATGGCAACTACGAGATAGCTGATGAAGTAATCGCCGAGGAGTACGTCAGACATGATCCGGGCATCCCCGATCGACAGCGTGATCCCGACGAATTCGTCGAAATGGTCCAGACGTTCCGGAAAGCATTTCCAGACGCTCGGGTGACGATTGAAGATATGGTCGCCGAAGATGATCTCGTCGTGTTTCGTGCCATTGACACTGGAACTCACAAGGGACGGTTCATGGGCGTCGAACCCACTGGAAAATCATATGAAGTAACTGGATTGACAATGAACCGTATTGAGGATGGAAAGCTTACTGAAACGTGGGCTAACTGGGACACATTGGGAATGCTCGAACAACTCGATATCACTCCAGACCAACTGAGCGGATAA
- the rdfA gene encoding rod-determining factor RdfA, translating to MGCKVDTLIERHALTVPDPGYDSIDEYLVARWTGSDGRSADGYKSLTEWFNKRLLKQIYETHGRDTVRIHLDREYEIVSSEESIHRAELAADLESNDLTLDRIESEMISWSTMRHHLKGCLDAKKEQSSASTDWEANTVRMSQERTKEKTHSVLSSLTSKGRLPEAESMRVDVQVKLGCPECAVRVPFEDALERGYVCETHSESESGEPVSNEVSDRASSIALPYGILESLQAAALENPFVIETVVAPILL from the coding sequence ATGGGATGTAAGGTTGATACTCTCATCGAGCGTCACGCCCTCACGGTCCCCGATCCAGGGTATGATTCGATCGACGAGTATCTCGTGGCGCGATGGACCGGCTCGGACGGTCGTTCCGCCGACGGATACAAATCACTCACAGAGTGGTTTAATAAGCGTCTTCTGAAGCAAATCTACGAAACACACGGTCGTGATACTGTCCGTATCCATCTGGATCGAGAATACGAAATCGTTTCAAGTGAGGAAAGTATTCATCGCGCTGAGCTTGCAGCTGACCTCGAATCGAACGATCTCACTCTCGATCGCATCGAGAGTGAGATGATCTCGTGGAGCACGATGCGACACCATCTCAAAGGTTGTCTCGATGCGAAAAAGGAGCAGAGCTCTGCGTCGACCGACTGGGAAGCAAACACTGTTCGGATGTCTCAAGAGCGAACTAAGGAGAAGACGCACTCAGTTCTTTCATCACTCACTTCAAAAGGACGGTTACCAGAGGCAGAGAGCATGCGTGTCGACGTGCAGGTCAAACTGGGCTGTCCGGAATGTGCGGTCCGCGTTCCGTTCGAAGACGCACTCGAACGTGGCTACGTCTGCGAGACACATTCTGAAAGCGAATCTGGCGAGCCGGTAAGCAACGAGGTGAGCGATCGAGCTTCGAGTATTGCGCTCCCCTACGGCATCCTTGAATCGCTTCAGGCTGCTGCCCTTGAGAACCCCTTCGTCATTGAAACTGTTGTAGCCCCGATCCTTTTATGA
- a CDS encoding DUF106 domain-containing protein, with translation MPGEQLESLIDTPAIREAVAIVLERTNGENEELQWGDVKDALSSGQWGRLIEEGILVSGSSGFVLSNPEHIRQKFDKYDASSETAAQVDKIETEPWAWYDKVAGVCALIFFIGYWSPQIRNVIASVDNIILGPVTHALPFYAVVLLLALVTGLYSTVLQSRLTDTEKIQQYKDRMERLNRRKEVAEEREDEEALAQIQKEQMKAAGDQLGMFKLQFRPMVWIMVLTIPVFLWLRWKVRGGHLGVGETGLIVPLAGSVSWQQTLLGLMPTWIVWYFLCSMAARQVIQKTLNIQISPS, from the coding sequence ATGCCAGGCGAGCAGTTGGAGTCCCTCATAGATACTCCCGCAATACGAGAAGCTGTGGCTATTGTACTTGAACGGACCAACGGTGAAAACGAGGAGCTACAGTGGGGTGATGTAAAGGACGCGCTGTCAAGCGGACAGTGGGGCCGGCTCATTGAGGAGGGAATCCTCGTGAGTGGGAGTAGTGGCTTCGTTCTCTCGAATCCCGAACACATCCGTCAGAAATTCGACAAATATGACGCTTCCTCTGAGACGGCGGCACAGGTGGATAAGATCGAAACAGAACCGTGGGCGTGGTATGACAAGGTTGCTGGTGTGTGTGCCCTCATCTTTTTCATCGGATACTGGAGCCCACAGATTCGAAACGTCATTGCGTCGGTCGATAACATCATTCTCGGCCCCGTCACACACGCACTCCCGTTTTATGCTGTTGTCTTGCTACTCGCCCTCGTAACCGGACTCTATTCGACGGTTCTCCAATCGCGACTCACGGACACCGAGAAAATCCAGCAATACAAAGATCGGATGGAACGGTTGAACAGGCGCAAAGAAGTTGCCGAGGAACGGGAGGATGAAGAGGCACTTGCACAGATACAGAAGGAGCAGATGAAAGCTGCAGGCGATCAGCTTGGGATGTTCAAACTCCAGTTCCGACCCATGGTGTGGATCATGGTGCTCACGATTCCTGTCTTTCTGTGGCTCCGGTGGAAAGTACGTGGTGGTCACCTTGGGGTTGGTGAGACCGGATTGATTGTACCCCTTGCTGGATCTGTTTCGTGGCAGCAAACCTTGCTTGGGCTAATGCCGACGTGGATTGTCTGGTACTTCCTCTGTTCGATGGCTGCGCGGCAAGTCATCCAGAAGACACTTAATATCCAGATCTCACCATCGTGA
- a CDS encoding molybdopterin-dependent oxidoreductase — MKVREERSTFLIAFFVGIASVAGSYASAGYTQAFIASPITSFLAWGMPDVVLRFAIVVLTGVGEHIGIEHLGQQANLLLALVFSTVLLASLVVPMLLIGRELDSTAASVVLAGSVTWLAITILTGAPGAAVGAGLASAFVVAVGALIAGFETAPDSTSTARRQVLGSVAAALGVGILGYMLGDGKSPQSTPEPASLRGSDEKIQELLAVADKRSLDVAGLKGLVSGDGFYEVDINNVNPAVDVSEWTLTVTGNVEQEVTYSYDDILSMDREYRFSTLRCVSDTLNGGEMDNDLWTGVPIMDLIDEANPQGEFVMLRAVDDYYEEFAVEALRDGFLAYGKNDGVLPRGHGYPARALIPGHWGEISVKWINEIQILDGPEKGFWEKRGWHGTGPVNTIAKLHAVNHLDNGKIQVGGHAYAGTRGIERVEVSVSGDDAWNTATLSEKLPAGTSTAGSKPPVRNAWRQWEFTYNPPSGEHTVTVRAVDGSGALQPQKQSDSPYPKGSTGWVTRTITP; from the coding sequence ATGAAAGTACGAGAAGAGCGTTCGACGTTTCTCATCGCATTCTTTGTAGGGATCGCCAGCGTCGCCGGTTCGTACGCGAGCGCCGGATACACGCAGGCGTTCATCGCCTCACCGATCACATCGTTTCTCGCGTGGGGAATGCCCGATGTGGTACTTCGATTCGCAATCGTCGTGCTCACCGGTGTTGGTGAGCACATCGGGATCGAACATTTGGGCCAGCAAGCGAACCTGTTGCTCGCGCTTGTCTTTTCGACGGTGTTGCTCGCATCGCTGGTGGTACCGATGCTGCTCATCGGTCGGGAACTAGACAGCACAGCTGCCTCGGTCGTTCTCGCAGGCAGTGTGACGTGGCTCGCCATCACGATTCTAACCGGCGCACCGGGAGCAGCCGTCGGAGCTGGTCTCGCAAGCGCATTTGTCGTCGCTGTCGGAGCACTCATAGCCGGCTTCGAAACGGCACCTGACAGCACAAGCACCGCACGAAGACAGGTGCTTGGAAGCGTCGCAGCCGCGCTTGGGGTCGGTATCCTCGGATACATGCTGGGGGACGGCAAATCACCGCAATCAACGCCGGAACCGGCCTCACTCCGTGGCTCTGACGAGAAGATTCAGGAGCTTCTCGCCGTTGCGGATAAACGCTCACTCGACGTTGCGGGGCTCAAAGGACTCGTGAGTGGTGATGGCTTCTACGAAGTCGACATCAACAACGTCAACCCGGCTGTCGATGTGAGTGAGTGGACACTCACAGTCACTGGCAACGTTGAACAGGAGGTGACGTACAGCTACGACGACATTCTGTCGATGGATCGTGAATACCGATTTTCGACACTTCGATGTGTCAGTGACACACTCAACGGTGGAGAGATGGACAATGATCTGTGGACGGGAGTCCCGATCATGGATCTGATCGACGAAGCGAATCCACAGGGTGAGTTTGTGATGCTCAGGGCTGTGGATGACTACTACGAAGAGTTTGCGGTAGAAGCACTCCGCGACGGATTTCTCGCGTACGGTAAAAACGACGGTGTGTTGCCACGCGGCCACGGTTATCCAGCACGGGCACTGATACCGGGCCATTGGGGTGAAATCAGTGTCAAGTGGATCAACGAGATTCAGATCCTCGATGGGCCCGAAAAGGGGTTCTGGGAGAAACGTGGCTGGCACGGCACCGGACCGGTGAACACGATCGCAAAGCTCCACGCCGTTAACCATCTTGACAACGGGAAGATTCAGGTCGGTGGGCACGCCTATGCAGGAACGCGAGGGATCGAACGCGTCGAAGTTTCGGTTTCTGGTGACGATGCGTGGAACACAGCAACTCTCTCAGAGAAGCTTCCCGCTGGAACCAGCACCGCCGGGAGCAAACCGCCCGTTCGGAATGCTTGGCGACAGTGGGAGTTCACCTACAACCCACCAAGTGGAGAGCACACGGTTACTGTCCGTGCAGTTGATGGCTCTGGAGCACTCCAACCACAGAAACAGAGTGACAGTCCATACCCAAAAGGATCGACTGGCTGGGTTACACGAACGATCACTCCATAG
- a CDS encoding DUF3238 domain-containing protein: MAVSVVKLRIATFIPDAWISSTSTPDGREVEFRGDNREFTPHTSHTGHSRVAQEIVVDFERESVITHPETGQSMERITEPDGATTIRTAAAQTDGISCTDTVWTGDGVRFTATASVSNPLSEDSPPVDFRFEIHVSADGTIGLTGRHDGFPCFEVYKQVEFGAFETVYTYDYRKAEASPKSLADPMDQTVERTV; encoded by the coding sequence ATGGCTGTTTCCGTCGTTAAATTACGCATCGCAACATTCATTCCGGATGCCTGGATTTCATCGACCAGTACACCCGATGGTCGAGAAGTCGAATTTCGTGGCGATAACCGTGAATTCACCCCACACACCAGTCACACCGGCCACTCTCGTGTTGCACAAGAGATCGTCGTTGATTTCGAGCGCGAGTCCGTGATCACCCATCCCGAAACAGGACAATCAATGGAACGCATCACCGAACCAGACGGAGCCACTACGATTCGAACGGCAGCTGCACAGACTGATGGGATTTCCTGTACGGACACTGTGTGGACTGGCGATGGAGTACGTTTCACAGCGACTGCCAGCGTTAGTAACCCATTGAGTGAGGATTCTCCGCCGGTAGATTTTCGTTTCGAGATTCACGTCTCTGCTGATGGCACTATCGGCCTCACTGGCCGTCACGACGGATTCCCGTGTTTCGAAGTGTACAAGCAGGTCGAGTTCGGTGCGTTTGAGACCGTCTACACGTACGACTACCGAAAAGCGGAAGCATCCCCGAAATCTCTCGCGGATCCAATGGATCAGACGGTTGAGCGAACGGTGTGA
- a CDS encoding metalloregulator ArsR/SmtB family transcription factor, protein MDQSKQELSTGTDSGNKDESQACCTPVSSPEADVLKSDVTILSALANETRYGALRVLADAENDICACDLAPPLDVTQSTISHALSQLHDVGLVERRKEGRWRYYWPTPFAEAILAVLEEREVYQ, encoded by the coding sequence ATGGATCAATCAAAACAGGAACTATCGACTGGAACTGACTCAGGGAACAAGGATGAGTCGCAAGCGTGTTGTACTCCCGTTTCGAGTCCCGAAGCTGACGTTCTCAAATCAGATGTGACGATCCTCTCTGCGCTCGCAAATGAAACGCGATACGGAGCACTTCGAGTCCTCGCTGATGCGGAAAACGATATCTGTGCGTGTGATCTTGCACCACCACTCGACGTAACCCAGAGTACGATCAGCCACGCGCTCTCTCAGTTGCACGACGTTGGCTTGGTCGAACGACGGAAGGAGGGCCGGTGGCGATACTATTGGCCGACACCGTTCGCCGAGGCTATCCTTGCTGTCCTCGAAGAACGCGAGGTGTACCAATGA
- a CDS encoding DUF5518 domain-containing protein: MRLNWRAVAYGFVTAIVLGILWGAIFPAADVTTPFLSYGLIGVIAGLVAGYYTKEGIREGAINGGVSTAVGSIVVFAVLTLLGLLFAGLLTSFGILGVGVLTVVFYAIPGAIGGALGGWLEDRRMTRRAASTPR, from the coding sequence ATGAGGTTGAACTGGCGTGCTGTCGCATACGGATTCGTTACCGCGATTGTCCTTGGCATCTTGTGGGGTGCAATTTTCCCTGCTGCTGATGTAACAACTCCATTCCTCTCCTATGGACTCATCGGCGTGATTGCTGGGCTTGTCGCAGGATACTACACAAAGGAGGGGATACGCGAAGGAGCGATCAACGGCGGAGTATCGACCGCGGTCGGGAGCATTGTCGTATTTGCAGTGCTAACGCTGCTCGGTCTGCTCTTCGCAGGGCTACTCACGAGCTTCGGAATCCTCGGTGTAGGTGTCCTGACGGTCGTATTCTATGCGATTCCCGGCGCGATCGGGGGAGCCCTCGGCGGATGGCTTGAAGACCGTCGGATGACCCGGCGGGCCGCTTCGACACCACGCTAA
- a CDS encoding arsenite methyltransferase: protein MSERRQSASENEKSMLSASEQREAVRDRYSSIAETEDSGCCEPTSEDDTDSCSSGGCCDDTTLATKSERLGYTEDDIDAVASGADLGLGCGNPTALANLAQGQQVLDLGSGGGFDCFLAARKVGPTGFVIGVDMTPEMIERARKNIDKNETENVEFRLGEIEHLPVADGSIDVIISNCVINLSPNKSQVFSEAFRVLRPGGQFAISDVVMTAEVPQEFRADPESVSGCVAGAATISDLEAMLERAGFEGITIEPKEDSHQFIREWSSEHRLEDYIVSATIEGQKPNTE, encoded by the coding sequence ATGAGCGAACGACGCCAGTCCGCATCCGAGAATGAAAAATCGATGCTTTCTGCGAGCGAACAGCGCGAAGCGGTGAGAGACAGATACTCCTCGATCGCTGAGACCGAAGACAGTGGTTGTTGTGAACCAACAAGTGAAGATGACACGGACTCGTGTTCATCAGGAGGATGCTGTGATGACACGACGCTTGCGACAAAATCGGAGCGACTCGGGTACACAGAGGATGATATCGACGCCGTTGCTAGTGGTGCAGATCTCGGACTCGGCTGTGGTAATCCTACTGCACTGGCAAACTTAGCACAAGGCCAACAGGTCCTTGATCTCGGTTCCGGCGGTGGCTTCGACTGTTTCCTCGCTGCACGTAAAGTCGGTCCGACGGGCTTCGTCATCGGCGTCGATATGACGCCCGAAATGATTGAACGAGCACGGAAGAATATCGATAAAAACGAGACCGAAAATGTCGAATTCCGTCTCGGTGAGATCGAACACCTTCCTGTCGCGGACGGTTCAATCGATGTGATCATATCGAACTGTGTAATTAACCTATCCCCGAATAAATCACAGGTGTTCTCCGAAGCATTTCGTGTGCTCCGTCCGGGCGGCCAGTTCGCAATTTCTGATGTCGTCATGACCGCAGAGGTGCCTCAAGAGTTCCGTGCTGATCCGGAGAGTGTCTCGGGCTGTGTCGCTGGCGCAGCGACGATCTCTGATCTTGAAGCGATGCTCGAACGCGCTGGCTTCGAAGGAATTACCATCGAACCGAAAGAAGACAGCCACCAATTCATCCGAGAGTGGTCCTCAGAACATCGTCTCGAAGACTACATCGTCTCTGCAACCATTGAAGGACAGAAACCAAATACAGAATAA
- a CDS encoding MaoC family dehydratase yields MTDDRSATEPSDQRLVSGWQGRYYEDFNVGDIYKHPYGRTVTETDNVWFTNLTMNVNPMHFNAPYAANTEFGERLVDGTFVIALAVGMSVIDISMNATANLGYDDIRHHSPVFHGDTIFAESEVLSKRELESREHAGIVTTELRAYNQESDLVLSLERTPMVLKREYTAPSPACPPGWPEGIGTQLTEE; encoded by the coding sequence ATGACTGATGATCGCTCAGCGACCGAACCATCGGATCAGAGACTTGTTTCTGGGTGGCAGGGGCGCTATTATGAGGATTTCAACGTCGGAGACATCTACAAACACCCGTACGGGCGAACGGTAACGGAGACAGATAACGTCTGGTTCACTAACCTAACAATGAACGTGAATCCGATGCATTTCAACGCTCCGTACGCAGCAAACACGGAGTTTGGTGAACGACTCGTCGATGGCACGTTTGTGATCGCTCTTGCGGTTGGAATGAGTGTGATTGATATCTCGATGAACGCAACCGCTAATCTCGGCTACGACGACATCAGACACCACAGTCCCGTTTTCCACGGGGACACGATTTTTGCCGAGAGCGAGGTGCTCTCAAAGCGCGAACTGGAGTCACGCGAGCACGCTGGCATCGTTACGACAGAGCTGCGTGCGTACAATCAAGAATCGGATCTCGTGCTCTCGCTGGAGCGGACGCCAATGGTGCTCAAGCGCGAGTACACAGCCCCATCACCAGCATGTCCACCTGGATGGCCAGAAGGCATCGGGACCCAACTGACTGAAGAGTGA